Sequence from the Bacteroidales bacterium genome:
TACAATTTCAAATCCGGCAACCGGCTTACTTATTTTTAATACAAGTATAAATTCATTCTGGTTTTTTAACGGTTCAATATGGGTAGATCTTTCGGGTGATACTGAGAGTTTATGGGGTGTAAATGCAACTACAGGAGATGTGTATTTAACTGATTTGCAAACAAATATTGGAATAGGAACAGATACACCTTTAAGTAAACTCGCATTAGTTGCAAACACCGGTGCAGATCCGGATGAACCACTTTTTGAAATCCTTGATGAATTCGGAAAACCTATCTTTTCTGTTACATCCGAGGGTGTAAGGATTTATGTTAAAGATGCTGATTCCAAAGGAGTATCCGGTGGTTTTGCGGTAGGTCGTTATGGAGCTGCTAAAGGCATTCCTGATACAACTTTTCTTATGGTAACACCGGACAGTACTCGGATTTATATTCAAGAAGACGGTAAAGGTGTTTCCGGTGGCTTTGCCGTAGGAAGATACGGTGCAGCTAAAGGAGAAACAAATACAATTTTTTACACAGGTACAGACAGTACAAGAATATATACTACCGGCTTATTGGATAAAGGTGTTTCCGGTGGTTTTGCTGTTGGCAGATATGGTGCAGCAAAAGGAGAAGGAGACCGATATATGCATATTACAGAAGATAACTGCTTTATCGGAATTGATGCCGGACTAAATAATGTTGCTAATCCTCCTATGGAGGGAGTACATAATGTTTTTATTGGAAATAAAGCCGGAATGAATAATATTGACGGTTCAGCTAATGTTTATCTTGGTAATTGGGCAGGACGTTATAATGTTGGTAATTTTAATGTTTTTCTCGGAAACGGAGCAGGAGCTAATTCTAATACAACAGGTTCTGTTCTTATAGGCTACAATGCAGGATACGATGAAACAGGAGATGATAAATTATATATTGAAACTTCAAATGCAGGGCAAGACGGAGCATTAATTTATGGCGATTTTTTTTCTGACATCCTTCAACTTAATGCTGCAACAGGAATAGGAGGAGCACCTGAACTTCCATATATGTTGACAGTTCATGGTAATGCAATTGCTTTTGGATTTTGGGATATCTCTGATAAAAAATGGAAAAAAAATATAAGTAAAATAGAATCCGGACTTGATATTGTTAATAAACTAAACCCGGTTTCATATAATTGGAAATTAGAAGAATATCCCGAAATGAATTTTACAAAAGAAAAACAAATCGGTTTTATAGCACAAGAACTCGAACTTATTATACCGGAACTTGTAAAAACCGATACTGAAGGAAATAAAGCAATTTCTTACAGCAAATTAACACCAATCCTTGTAAAAGCAATTCAAGAACAACAAAAACAAATTGAAGAGCTAAATAAAAAAATTGATGAATTATTAAAATTAATTGAAGATAAGTAAAAATATATGAATCACTTATTAAAATAAATCCGG
This genomic interval carries:
- a CDS encoding tail fiber domain-containing protein; this translates as MNYTKILLIGLFLWVGVYCSRAQNNITVTDNASHNADASAMLDVYSITKGMLVPRMTTTQMVTISNPATGLLIFNTSINSFWFFNGSIWVDLSGDTESLWGVNATTGDVYLTDLQTNIGIGTDTPLSKLALVANTGADPDEPLFEILDEFGKPIFSVTSEGVRIYVKDADSKGVSGGFAVGRYGAAKGIPDTTFLMVTPDSTRIYIQEDGKGVSGGFAVGRYGAAKGETNTIFYTGTDSTRIYTTGLLDKGVSGGFAVGRYGAAKGEGDRYMHITEDNCFIGIDAGLNNVANPPMEGVHNVFIGNKAGMNNIDGSANVYLGNWAGRYNVGNFNVFLGNGAGANSNTTGSVLIGYNAGYDETGDDKLYIETSNAGQDGALIYGDFFSDILQLNAATGIGGAPELPYMLTVHGNAIAFGFWDISDKKWKKNISKIESGLDIVNKLNPVSYNWKLEEYPEMNFTKEKQIGFIAQELELIIPELVKTDTEGNKAISYSKLTPILVKAIQEQQKQIEELNKKIDELLKLIEDK